In a single window of the Raphanus sativus cultivar WK10039 chromosome 9, ASM80110v3, whole genome shotgun sequence genome:
- the LOC108828233 gene encoding origin of replication complex subunit 1B, translating into MAASTPKTKTFQSPTKTPTSNVYRKSYLSPSSASHLTPQTPQTLTPLRRSARHVSRKIDLGDDADDHQEKNLNAPIEEMNLIRKRERAPRKQQSTDDLKTPNKKTKSKSNVNAEVSFSPVSPIRSEKTPTTTRTRRKTKNTETSSNKRVYYNKVEFDSVQFQIGDDVYVKRKEDEEDDDDAEFEDCRICFKSGSSINNVMLECDDCLGGFHLKCLNPPLKEVPEGDWICSFCQGHEAPKPPEGKKVARTAREKLLSSDLWAARIEKLWRGDGVYWIRARWYIIPEETASGRQPHNLKREVYLTNDFADVEMSCVLRHCFVKSPKEFAKAGNDGDDVFLCEYEYDVHWHSFKRLAELVDGDCESDDHEWREEEEVGDDSDEEMEGEDDSKSKIGLATSSKAANSLKGRFFGLDKVGAKRIPEHVRCHKQSELEKAKATLLLATRPKSLPCRNKEMEEITAFIKGSILDDQCLGRCMYIHGVPGTGKTVSVLSVMKNLKVEVEEGSVSPYCFVEINGLKLASPEKIYTVIYEALSGHRVGWKKALQSLNERFSEGKRIGKEEEKPCILLIDELDLLVTRNQSVLYNILDWPTKPNSKLIVLGIANTMDLPEKLLPRISSRMGIQRLCFGPYNHTQLQEIISTRLKGIDAFEKQAIEFASRKVAAISGDARRALEICRRAAEVADYRLKNNATAKHQLVVMADVEAAIQEMFQAPHIQVMKSVSKLSKIYLTAMVHELYKTGMAETTFDRVATTVSSLCGTNGEAFPGWDVLLKVGCELGECRIILCEPGERHRLQKLQLNFPSDDVAFALKDNKDLPWLGNYL; encoded by the coding sequence ATGGCTGCTTCAACTCCAAAAACCAAAACCTTCCAATCCCCAACCAAAACCCCAACTAGCAACGTCTATCGCAAATCGTACCTATCTCCTTCTTCAGCATCGCATCTGACTCCCCAAACACCACAAACCCTCACTCCTCTCCGCAGATCCGCTCGCCATGTCTCCCGCAAGATCGATCTCGGAGACGACGCCGACGACCACCAAGAGAAGAATCTCAACGCTCCGATTGAAGAAATGAATCTCATCCGAAAACGAGAGAGAGCCCCCAGAAAACAACAATCCACAGACGATCTCAAAACTCCCAACAAGAAGACTAAATCCAAATCCAATGTCAACGCGGAGGTTTCCTTCTCTCCTGTATCTCCGATTCGATCCGAGAAGACGCCGACTACGACGAGGACGAGGAGGAAGACGAAAAACACCGAAACAAGCTCGAACAAGAGAGTCTACTACAACAAAGTCGAATTCGATTCCGTCCAATTCCAAATCGGCGACGATGTTTACGTCAAACGaaaagaagacgaagaagacgacgacgacGCGGAGTTCGAAGATTGCCGGATCTGCTTCAAATCAGGAAGTAGTATCAACAACGTGATGCTCGAGTGCGACGACTGCTTAGGCGGATTCCATCTGAAATGCCTGAATCCGCCGTTGAAAGAAGTCCCCGAAGGCGATTGGATCTGCAGCTTTTGTCAAGGCCACGAGGCTCCGAAGCCACCGGAAGGGAAGAAGGTGGCGAGGACGGCGAGGGAGAAGCTTCTCTCGAGCGATCTATGGGCTGCTCGGATCGAGAAGCTATGGAGAGGAGACGGTGTGTATTGGATTCGAGCTCGTTGGTATATTATACCTGAAGAGACTGCTTCGGGGCGTCAGCCGCATAACTTGAAACGAGAGGTTTATTTGACGAACGATTTTGCTGACGTGGAGATGAGTTGTGTGCTGAGGCATTGTTTCGTTAAGTCTCCTAAGGAGTTTGCCAAGGCGGGTAACGATGGTGATGATGTTTTCTTGTGTGAGTATGAGTACGATGTGCATTGGCATAGCTTCAAGCGTTTGGCTGAGTTGGTGGATGGGGATTGCGAGAGTGATGACCATGAGTGGAGGGAAGAAGAGGAGGTTGGTGATGATAGTGATGAAGAGATGGAGGGGGAAGATGATTCCAAGAGTAAGATAGGTTTAGCAACGAGTTCTAAAGCTGCGAATTCGCTTAAAGGGAGGTTCTTTGGGCTTGACAAGGTGGGAGCGAAGCGGATTCCTGAGCATGTGAGATGCCATAAGCAGAGTGAGTTGGAGAAAGCGAAAGCTACGTTGTTGTTGGCGACGAGGCCTAAGTCTCTTCCATGTAGgaacaaggagatggaggagatCACTGCGTTTATAAAAGGTTCCATCTTGGATGATCAGTGTTTAGGAAGGTGTATGTACATTCATGGTGTTCCTGGCACAGGGAAGACTGTTAGCGTGCTATCCGTTATGAAGAATCTGAAGGTTGAGGTTGAAGAAGGAAGTGTGAGCCCGTATTGCTTTGTGGAGATCAACGGTCTCAAACTGGCTTCACCTGAGAAGATTTACACTGTGATCTATGAGGCGTTGAGTGGTCATCGTGTGGGTTGGAAGAAAGCTTTGCAGTCTCTGAACGAGAGGTTTTCAGAAGGGAAACGTATTgggaaagaggaagagaagcCTTGCATACTTCTCATCGACGAGCTTGATCTCTTGGTTACTAGAAACCAGTCTGTTCTATACAACATTTTGGATTGGCCCACCAAGCCTAACTCCAAGCTGATTGTGTTGGGGATAGCAAACACTATGGATCTTCCAGAGAAGCTGCTTCCTCGGATCTCAAGCCGAATGGGTATACAGAGACTATGTTTCGGTCCTTATAACCACACTCAGCTACAAGAGATCATCTCCACAAGGCTGAAAGGAATCGATGCTTTTGAGAAGCAagctattgagtttgcttcgaGGAAAGTAGCTGCGATCTCAGGAGATGCAAGACGTGCTCTCGAGATTTGCAGGCGTGCAGCTGAAGTTGCGGATTACCGTCTAAAGAACAACGCAACCGCGAAGCACCAGCTGGTGGTTATGGCAGATGTTGAAGCAGCGATCCAAGAGATGTTTCAAGCACCTCACATTCAAGTTATGAAGAGCGTTTCGAAGCTGAGTAAGATCTACTTGACGGCTATGGTTCACGAGCTTTACAAGACAGGAATGGCGGAGACAACGTTTGACAGAGTGGCGACGACAGTGTCGTCTCTTTGTGGAACCAATGGAGAAGCTTTTCCCGGTTGGGACGTTCTTCTCAAAGTGGGTTGTGAACTTGGTGAATGCAGAATCATTCTCTGTGAGCCTGGAGAGAGGCATAGGTTGCAGAAGCTGCAGCTGAACTTTCCAAGTGATGATGTTGCTTTTGCATTGAAAGACAACAAGGATCTTCCATGGTTGGGAAATTACTTGTGA